A part of Rhopalosiphum maidis isolate BTI-1 chromosome 3, ASM367621v3, whole genome shotgun sequence genomic DNA contains:
- the LOC113559913 gene encoding uncharacterized protein LOC113559913 isoform X2, with amino-acid sequence MNDGRGYYSFSQINSNDIRKLDLPWYVFYVIIKYDPFNRNLVKNHCGQGGLNHWGNITNTLWSMPGDFDMFNFVDMSCIQQIPQDNRYVLSDPDFDGYTSCFVIDFQYLRTIDQQIIFKDYGLNEIVMKTLRPKISFSAWYYRDNSQHISYTLRATVHSRTNEIIGLCDNVDTGLQREFGWNKVSNSFEIQGDETSLILHHSIMDSRFSCSMTNFKMSCSVVKIPLPIKYKNVNSYMYI; translated from the exons ATGAATGATGGCCGAGGGTACTACAGTTTCTCACAAATCAATTCAAATGACATTAGAAAACTGGATTTACCGTGGTACGTTTTTTATGTGATAATCAAATATGATCCATTCAACAGAAACTTGGTGAAAAACCACTGTGGGCAGG gCGGATTAAACCATTGGggaaatattactaatacgtTATGGTCTATGCCTGGTGATTTTGATATGTTTAACTTTGTTGACATGTCGTGTATTCAACAAATACCACAGGATAATCGTTATGTTTTATCCGATCCAGATTTTGATGGATATACAAgttgttttgttattgattttcaGTATTTACGGACAATAgatcaacaaattatatttaaagattatggtttaaatgaaATCGTGATGAAAACTCTTCGACctaaaatttcatttagtGCATG GTATTATAGAGATAATAGTCAACATATCAGTTATACGTTACGCGCAACTGTTCACAGTAGAACAAATGAAATCATAGGTCTATGTGATAATGTCGATACTGGTCTACAAAGGGAATTTGGATGGAAtaaa gtttcAAATTCGTTTGAAATTCAAGGAGATGAAACTTCCTTAATTCTACACCATTCCATAATGGACTCAAGGTTTTCATGTTCGATgaccaattttaaaatgtcgtgCTCTGTAGTTAAAATTCCgctaccaataaaatataaaaatgttaattcttacatgtatatctaa
- the LOC113559913 gene encoding F-box only protein 6-like isoform X1 encodes MEALKNHHQLFDLLPNEVIVNTFTFIDADTLFDCRLVCKRWKELIDEYAFQEKAARENEFMNDGRGYYSFSQINSNDIRKLDLPWYVFYVIIKYDPFNRNLVKNHCGQGGLNHWGNITNTLWSMPGDFDMFNFVDMSCIQQIPQDNRYVLSDPDFDGYTSCFVIDFQYLRTIDQQIIFKDYGLNEIVMKTLRPKISFSAWYYRDNSQHISYTLRATVHSRTNEIIGLCDNVDTGLQREFGWNKVSNSFEIQGDETSLILHHSIMDSRFSCSMTNFKMSCSVVKIPLPIKYKNVNSYMYI; translated from the exons atggaagcgttaaaaaatcatcaccaactttttgatttattgCCGAATGAAGTAATTGTAAACACATTTACCTTTATAGACGCAGACACGCTTTTCGATTGCAGACTTGTGTGTAAACGATGGAAGGAACTAATAGATGAATATGCATTTCAAGAAAAAGCTGCTCGAGAAAACGAGTTTATGAATGATGGCCGAGGGTACTACAGTTTCTCACAAATCAATTCAAATGACATTAGAAAACTGGATTTACCGTGGTACGTTTTTTATGTGATAATCAAATATGATCCATTCAACAGAAACTTGGTGAAAAACCACTGTGGGCAGG gCGGATTAAACCATTGGggaaatattactaatacgtTATGGTCTATGCCTGGTGATTTTGATATGTTTAACTTTGTTGACATGTCGTGTATTCAACAAATACCACAGGATAATCGTTATGTTTTATCCGATCCAGATTTTGATGGATATACAAgttgttttgttattgattttcaGTATTTACGGACAATAgatcaacaaattatatttaaagattatggtttaaatgaaATCGTGATGAAAACTCTTCGACctaaaatttcatttagtGCATG GTATTATAGAGATAATAGTCAACATATCAGTTATACGTTACGCGCAACTGTTCACAGTAGAACAAATGAAATCATAGGTCTATGTGATAATGTCGATACTGGTCTACAAAGGGAATTTGGATGGAAtaaa gtttcAAATTCGTTTGAAATTCAAGGAGATGAAACTTCCTTAATTCTACACCATTCCATAATGGACTCAAGGTTTTCATGTTCGATgaccaattttaaaatgtcgtgCTCTGTAGTTAAAATTCCgctaccaataaaatataaaaatgttaattcttacatgtatatctaa